In a single window of the Actinomycetota bacterium genome:
- a CDS encoding dihydrodipicolinate synthase family protein, with protein MANEQPVFTGVGVALVTLFDEHGHVDNAATARHGAHLVERGVQAVVVAGTTGEASHLSMKERLQLFDAVRSAVPATTPVILGTGDLAAGVSVRDLTARASEHGASAALVLSPSKGDVREFYGEVVAAAGSMPVLAYHWPEQSPPGISIEDLKAIKVAGLKDSTGDTARMLETLAAFKKPYYVGRATVLAYAGMLGCTGAILAAANIEPERCIDAFARDVTAQRDLLPADRIVAAYGAKGLKEELARRHGTSTVCR; from the coding sequence ATGGCCAATGAGCAGCCCGTCTTCACCGGTGTCGGCGTCGCGCTGGTCACGTTGTTCGACGAGCACGGCCACGTCGACAACGCCGCCACGGCCCGCCACGGCGCCCATCTGGTCGAGCGAGGGGTACAGGCCGTCGTCGTGGCCGGAACCACCGGCGAGGCCTCGCACCTGTCGATGAAGGAACGGCTTCAGCTCTTCGACGCCGTGCGCAGCGCGGTACCGGCGACCACCCCCGTGATCCTTGGCACGGGCGACCTCGCCGCCGGCGTCAGCGTGCGTGACCTCACCGCCCGGGCGAGCGAGCACGGGGCCAGCGCGGCGCTGGTGCTCTCGCCGTCGAAGGGCGACGTGCGCGAGTTCTACGGCGAAGTGGTCGCTGCTGCCGGTTCGATGCCGGTGCTCGCCTACCACTGGCCCGAGCAGTCCCCGCCCGGGATCAGCATCGAGGACCTGAAGGCCATCAAGGTCGCCGGGCTGAAGGACTCCACCGGCGACACCGCACGGATGTTGGAGACGCTCGCCGCCTTCAAGAAGCCGTACTACGTGGGCCGGGCAACGGTGCTCGCTTATGCCGGGATGCTCGGCTGCACCGGGGCGATCCTCGCCGCCGCGAACATCGAGCCCGAGCGATGCATCGACGCGTTCGCACGCGACGTGACCGCCCAACGTGACCTGCTCCCCGCCGACCGCATCGTCGCCGCCTACGGCGCGAAGGGTCTGAAGGAAGAGCTCGCCCGCCGCCACGGCACGTCCACCGTCTGCCGCTGA
- a CDS encoding 4-hydroxy-tetrahydrodipicolinate reductase: MRVGVFGAGGRMGATVCAAVVAQPGLKLVAAVDPRAAGEPLHGLTIGADPRTLADAGVDVAVDFTVAEAARTNLQWCALHGMNVVVGTTGMTDDEVESLAGAFTRSGCLIAANFAISAVLMMHFAQVAAPFFDTAEIVELHHDAKLDAPSGTALATARRMSEARRGAGDLKPWSPDPTRHVVAEGARGADVDGVRVHAVRMRGMVAHQEVMLGTTGQTLTIRQDSYDRESFMPGVMLAVRYVVDHPGLTVGLEPVLGLLGR, encoded by the coding sequence ATCCGCGTCGGCGTCTTCGGCGCCGGCGGGCGAATGGGTGCCACGGTGTGCGCTGCCGTAGTCGCGCAGCCCGGCCTGAAGCTGGTCGCCGCCGTAGACCCGCGAGCAGCTGGTGAGCCGCTGCACGGGCTGACGATCGGCGCCGATCCGCGCACGCTCGCCGATGCCGGTGTCGACGTGGCCGTCGACTTCACGGTGGCCGAGGCCGCACGCACCAACTTGCAGTGGTGCGCGTTGCACGGCATGAACGTGGTGGTCGGCACCACCGGGATGACCGACGACGAGGTCGAGTCGCTGGCCGGCGCGTTCACCCGGTCGGGGTGCCTGATCGCGGCCAACTTCGCGATCAGCGCGGTGCTGATGATGCACTTCGCGCAGGTGGCGGCGCCGTTCTTCGACACCGCCGAGATCGTGGAGCTGCACCACGACGCGAAGCTCGACGCGCCGAGCGGCACGGCGCTCGCCACAGCGCGGCGGATGAGCGAGGCCAGGCGAGGTGCGGGCGACCTCAAGCCGTGGTCGCCCGACCCCACCCGGCACGTGGTCGCCGAGGGAGCGCGGGGCGCCGACGTGGACGGCGTGCGGGTGCACGCCGTGCGGATGCGCGGCATGGTCGCCCACCAAGAGGTGATGCTCGGCACCACGGGGCAGACCCTGACGATCCGGCAGGACAGCTACGACCGGGAGAGCTTCATGCCGGGAGTGATGTTGGCCGTGCGGTACGTCGTCGACCACCCGGGGCTGACCGTCGGGCTCGAGCCCGTGCTCGGTCTGCTCGGGCGTTGA
- the tpx gene encoding thiol peroxidase produces MAETTLGGNPVHTTGELPAVGAPAPDFTVTAADMSDITKDSLAGSKVVLNIFPSIDTAVCATSVRTFNERAGGLGGTVVVCVSADLPFALGRFCGAEGIANVLTGSTFRSSFGEDYGVKMVDGRLAGLLARAVVVIDESGTVVHRELVPSIGQEPDYDAALSAAS; encoded by the coding sequence ATGGCCGAGACCACCCTCGGGGGCAACCCCGTTCACACCACCGGAGAGCTGCCCGCCGTCGGCGCCCCCGCTCCGGACTTCACCGTCACCGCGGCCGACATGTCCGACATCACGAAGGATTCCCTCGCCGGCTCCAAGGTGGTGCTCAACATCTTCCCGAGCATCGACACCGCCGTATGCGCCACGAGCGTGCGCACGTTCAACGAGCGTGCCGGCGGACTGGGCGGCACCGTCGTCGTGTGCGTGTCGGCCGACCTGCCGTTCGCACTTGGCCGCTTCTGCGGTGCCGAGGGGATCGCCAACGTGTTGACCGGTTCCACGTTCCGCAGCTCCTTCGGCGAGGACTACGGGGTGAAGATGGTCGACGGCCGCCTCGCCGGCCTGCTGGCCCGTGCCGTGGTCGTGATCGACGAGTCGGGCACCGTCGTGCACCGCGAGCTCGTGCCGAGCATCGGCCAGGAGCCCGACTACGACGCCGCGCTCAGCGCCGCGAGCTGA
- a CDS encoding insulinase family protein, which translates to MDQHRITVLDNGLTVATEHVPGARSVAIGAWVGIGARDEPGELGGVGHFLEHALFKGTATRSARDIASLVETVGGDVNAFTAKEYTAFYCRLPASHLALGFEVLGDLLVRAELRDDDVESERHVILEELAMDDDSPEDVVHRVLAELVFASHPLGRDTAGSIETVSAITPDALRAWFAERYRPDVMVLSVAGKIDHDHAVEAAQGAFGHMESGSGRPRRAAPAVMGPAEVAVDDDTEQVHLALGMRAPAREHPDRAALDVLAHVVGGGPASRLFDSIREQRGLAYSVYCATSAYDDAGALTVYAGTGREHLDELRLLVDEELAAVAARGIEPAELAVASGYLCGSYELGLEDPGARMSRLGAQLVTTGRVRPVDEQLARWAAVSLADVARLAAELLGGHRVTAVVGPAAT; encoded by the coding sequence GTGGATCAGCACCGCATCACCGTCCTCGACAACGGTCTGACGGTGGCCACCGAGCACGTGCCAGGCGCGCGCTCGGTGGCCATCGGTGCTTGGGTGGGCATCGGGGCCAGGGACGAACCGGGCGAGCTCGGCGGTGTCGGCCACTTCCTGGAGCACGCGCTGTTCAAGGGCACCGCCACCCGGTCGGCGCGCGACATCGCGAGCCTCGTCGAGACCGTGGGCGGTGACGTCAATGCGTTCACCGCGAAGGAGTACACCGCGTTCTACTGCCGCCTGCCCGCGTCGCACCTCGCGCTCGGGTTCGAGGTGCTTGGCGACCTGCTGGTGCGGGCCGAGCTGCGCGACGACGACGTCGAGAGCGAGCGGCACGTCATCTTGGAAGAGCTGGCGATGGACGACGACAGCCCAGAAGACGTCGTGCACCGGGTGCTCGCCGAGCTCGTCTTCGCGTCCCATCCGCTGGGGCGCGACACCGCCGGCTCGATCGAGACCGTCTCCGCGATCACACCCGACGCGCTGCGCGCGTGGTTCGCCGAGCGTTACCGCCCCGACGTGATGGTGCTGTCCGTGGCCGGCAAGATCGACCACGACCACGCGGTCGAGGCTGCCCAGGGCGCGTTCGGTCACATGGAATCCGGCTCCGGCCGCCCACGACGTGCAGCGCCGGCTGTGATGGGCCCGGCCGAGGTGGCGGTCGACGACGACACCGAGCAGGTGCACCTTGCACTCGGCATGCGCGCGCCTGCTCGTGAGCATCCCGACCGGGCGGCGCTCGACGTGCTCGCTCACGTCGTCGGCGGGGGGCCGGCGAGCCGGCTGTTCGACAGCATCCGCGAGCAGCGTGGGCTCGCCTACAGCGTGTACTGCGCCACCTCTGCCTATGACGACGCCGGGGCGCTCACGGTGTACGCGGGTACCGGTCGCGAGCACCTCGACGAGCTGCGCCTGCTGGTCGACGAGGAGCTGGCCGCAGTCGCCGCCCGGGGGATCGAGCCCGCCGAGCTGGCTGTGGCCAGCGGATACCTGTGCGGCTCGTACGAGCTCGGCCTGGAGGATCCCGGGGCCAGGATGTCGCGCCTCGGGGCTCAGCTCGTCACCACCGGCCGGGTGCGCCCCGTCGACGAGCAGCTCGCGCGGTGGGCGGCGGTGAGCCTCGCCGACGTCGCTCGCCTGGCCGCCGAGCTGCTCGGCGGGCACCGGGTGACGGCCGTGGTCGGTCCGGCGGCGACGTGA